The nucleotide sequence CAAGAACTTATGCAGCGGTATCAATCTGTACCTATGTCTCTGGCTGATACTTGCCTAGTACGGATAACTGAGCTTTATTCTGATAGCACTTTATTGACTTTGGATAGTGATTTTCAGATTCAGCGTAAAAATAGAAATCAGATTATTTCATTAGTATAGTCATTTCTGCCAAAAGTCAGACATTCAAGAGTACAACTGATAGTGGTTTCAAGCATTTCTGTGTTTCATTCCTAAGTGAAATGACGATAATTCCAAATCAGTAGTATGGCTGACATAGACTGTTTTATAAATTAGCGACTGCACTTAATTTATTTTCCCTTGAGCCATAAGTTGTTGTCGAAATTTACGAGTGTTTTCTTGAAAGGAGTCTTGTATAACTTGGCGAATCCGGTCGGGGTTGGGTTTCTTGCCCCCCATTAAATCCCCAAAATAAACACAGGCCCCTTCCCCCAAAGCCCAGGTATAGGCAAACGACCAAGAGGCGGACATGACGTTCCCTAAGACCGGAATAAATTTAATCAGTTGTTGCCCCACCAATCGAGCTAGGAAGCCACCCCCAATGGTTGTTAAAATCCCCCCGGCCTGGGCTGGAGACAGGGTTTGTCCGTAGAGCCGGCCAATTAAGATTACCATCGTGGTCTGAATGGCAATTAAAACAGGCATGGTGGCAAAGGGTAAGGGGACAATCGCTAGAGTTGCGGCCATGATGGCAAAGGGTAAGATTGATCGCCGCCCAACGTTACGATACACCGTTCCCAACTGGGTCGAAATTTCTTTTTCATCTAACAGTTGGTGAATAATTCCGGCTTCGGCTTCCGGTAAAAGTTGCTCTAGGGCGATACCGAGTTCTCCCAGGCCATAAAACACCGGCTCAAATCCATCTTCTGCTAGGGTAAAGTCCACCCAGACCGTGTTAGTTGTAATATCAGCAAATTGAGCCTGGAGGGCCTGGGCGGCTTCCTGAAGCAGGGGAAAGTCGGGAGGATAGGGGGGATGGTTGGCTGAGTTAGCTGGATAGACCTCATGTAAGCACGTGATGACCAATAGACAGGGGATATGGGGAAACTTCTGCCGCAGTTGTTGGGCAAGGTGGTGGAGAGAATCCGTGGCAAAATCCGTAATCTTGACCGTTAAGACTAATATTTGGGCATTTTTGCCGTTAGCCAGTTGGGCTTCTAACTCTTGGTAAATTAAATCCGTATCCTGGCTCGTTTCCCCCAGGCCCACCGTGTCCGTAAAAATCAACAGGGGCAGATCATCCGTTGGAAAGGCATATTGCTGCGTATGGCGAGTATGGGGCCGAAAGCCTGAGCCAACAATACTCAAATCTGCTCCCGTCAAGGCCCGAGTGATCGAACTTTTGCCGGCCTGGGGCTTGCCCATTAAAACAACTTCCGTGGTGGGCAACTGACTGCGAATTTGGGCCAGAATCTCCTTGAGTTTTTCTGGATCCACCTGAAACCAAGACTGCCAGGCCTGGGTTCCTTGCCCTAACCATTTGCGCGGCTCAAACTTCAGTTTCATCTCCAGAACTGGGAGAGTCCTTATAAAGAGCATCGAGTTGATTGCGAGCATCCTCTAGGGTGAGGGAACGCATCACCAGCAAAGGCTCATCAATCACTTGTCCACGACTATCCAGGAGTTCAGGGTGACTGACTCTAGGGTGATTTGGGCGGGCATAGGGGTAGGTACGCTGTGACTCAATCCCCAGAGTAATGAGGTTGCGAATGAGGTTGCCCATTGCCAATAAAGCCAAAATGGTAAAGGCAACGATATAAATTAACTGCAAGATGAACGACCCTTCCATAATCAGCAAACCCCAGTGTAATTATCTCTTGGTAATGTGTCTCAGGTATTGGTATCTCAGTGTCTAGAAGCCTCTGCCTAAATCATAGCTAAAGAGACCGACTGCCTTGAAATTCTACGGGCGTAATAAGCGATATTGGTAGCTAACTCGCCAACACTCATTGACCAGTTGATGCCACTTCATTAAAACCTCGGTATCGACCCCGGCGGTTCCCTCCGTTGCCGCAAATAAGCTCTGGGCCGCATTGACCTCTTGTTGGGCCTGAATGACGCGGGCTAAAAGCTGGGCCTGGACTTCGGGTTCCAGAAAGGACAGCACCTCCTGCCGTAATAGGGATTCGGCCCGTCCAAACCAATAGTGAAAATCATCGAACAAGGGTTCCAAGAGAGCTTTCAGCAATTGGGGTTCTGGTAAGTTGGAGTGAAGCATAGGGGCATTAAAATCTGTAGATATATTAACACTGAATTCTGAGACTCCTTTACATTATGATACAAATGCTAAATTCACTCCAGATTTAGGTGTCATGTCTTCTGCGCTGCGGCGAACGTTTACGGATCGAGCCGATTTAATTCACTACCTAAAGCAGGAATTCCCAGAGATTGCCGCCGAAGGGGATCAGGTGAGTGCTGTGGTTGGCGGACGGACTGCGGCTGAATTGGCTCTCGCTAGAATCCAACCTGGCCCCTATGGTCAAACCCGTAACTATTTGGCTGGAGCCGTCACTCGCCTATCTCCCTATTTGCGTCATGGTGTGTTGAGTCTAGCCGAGGTAAAGACCGCTGTTCTAGCCCAAATTCAAACCTGGACTGAGGGAGAAAAACTCATTACGGAACTGGCCTGGCGCGACTATTGGCAGCGACTCTATGAAAGACTGGGGGATCACATTTGGCAAGACTTAGAACCTTATAAGACAGGCTGGCAACCGAGGGACTATCAACCGGAGTTACCACCAGATATTGATGCCGGTCGCACTGGCCTGGCCTGTATGGATGGCTTTAGCCAAGAACTCAAAAACAGCGGCTATCTCCATAACCATGCCCGGATGTGGTTGGCGGCCTATGTAGTGCATTGGCGTAAAGTCCGTTGGCAAGCCGGGGCAGCTTGGTTTTTGCACCATTTACTGGATGGTGATCCGGCTAGTAATAATCTCTCGTGGCAGTGGGTAGCCAGTACCTTTAGTCATAAACCCTATTTCTTTAATCGGGATAACCTCGAACGCTACAGTCAAGGTCAATATTGCCCAACCTGTTCTCTCCAATATCGCTGCCCACTCCAAGGCAGTTATTCAACATTAGCCGCTAAGCTCTTTCCTAACGCTCCAGAACTCCAAAATCCCCAGACCAATTCGGGTCAGTTTCATCGCAGTAAACCCCAAAAAAATAACCGCTAAATCCCCAGTTTGCCGGCGTTGGCTCAGTCCTAAAAATACTTGCCGGAAGACCGGTTTTTGCGTCAGTATAGGATCACTGATTGCTCT is from Synechococcus sp. PCC 6312 and encodes:
- a CDS encoding GTPase family protein, which codes for MKLKFEPRKWLGQGTQAWQSWFQVDPEKLKEILAQIRSQLPTTEVVLMGKPQAGKSSITRALTGADLSIVGSGFRPHTRHTQQYAFPTDDLPLLIFTDTVGLGETSQDTDLIYQELEAQLANGKNAQILVLTVKITDFATDSLHHLAQQLRQKFPHIPCLLVITCLHEVYPANSANHPPYPPDFPLLQEAAQALQAQFADITTNTVWVDFTLAEDGFEPVFYGLGELGIALEQLLPEAEAGIIHQLLDEKEISTQLGTVYRNVGRRSILPFAIMAATLAIVPLPFATMPVLIAIQTTMVILIGRLYGQTLSPAQAGGILTTIGGGFLARLVGQQLIKFIPVLGNVMSASWSFAYTWALGEGACVYFGDLMGGKKPNPDRIRQVIQDSFQENTRKFRQQLMAQGKIN
- a CDS encoding DUF2973 domain-containing protein, whose protein sequence is MEGSFILQLIYIVAFTILALLAMGNLIRNLITLGIESQRTYPYARPNHPRVSHPELLDSRGQVIDEPLLVMRSLTLEDARNQLDALYKDSPSSGDETEV
- a CDS encoding DUF2605 domain-containing protein, producing the protein MLHSNLPEPQLLKALLEPLFDDFHYWFGRAESLLRQEVLSFLEPEVQAQLLARVIQAQQEVNAAQSLFAATEGTAGVDTEVLMKWHQLVNECWRVSYQYRLLRP
- a CDS encoding FAD-binding domain-containing protein; its protein translation is MSSALRRTFTDRADLIHYLKQEFPEIAAEGDQVSAVVGGRTAAELALARIQPGPYGQTRNYLAGAVTRLSPYLRHGVLSLAEVKTAVLAQIQTWTEGEKLITELAWRDYWQRLYERLGDHIWQDLEPYKTGWQPRDYQPELPPDIDAGRTGLACMDGFSQELKNSGYLHNHARMWLAAYVVHWRKVRWQAGAAWFLHHLLDGDPASNNLSWQWVASTFSHKPYFFNRDNLERYSQGQYCPTCSLQYRCPLQGSYSTLAAKLFPNAPELQNPQTNSGQFHRSKPQKNNR